The Bacillaceae bacterium S4-13-56 DNA segment TTCGAGCCGACAAACATGTACATAGCCTTTTTTGCATTCAACTTAATGTAGAAAGTGGTTTTGTATAATGGGATTTATGAGTGAATGATACATTTATCAACATTTTCGACAAGAACAGATTTTTTTACACGCGAAGATCTATTTATTCGATGAAAAAACAATACTTGTTGGATCGGCTAACTTTACTAATAGAGGCCTTGGGGTTAATGGTGAACCAAACAAGGAAATATTGATTAAACGAAAAGTAGATAAAGCTGATGCTAATTTAATTATGGATAAATTCTGGAATCATGAGGAAGAGATTTTATTTAAAGATATATCTGACTTTCAAAAAAAAGTTGAGGATATTAGTGAAAAGTACCCTGATATAGATGTTCAAATACAAAATGCTCAGATTGACTTTAA contains these protein-coding regions:
- a CDS encoding phospholipase D-like domain-containing protein yields the protein MFLHAKIYLFDEKTILVGSANFTNRGLGVNGEPNKEILIKRKVDKADANLIMDKFWNHEEEILFKDISDFQKKVEDISEKYPDIDVQIQNAQIDFKNTFLPKITPHQKLMILMKAKGLIRVC